One Equus quagga isolate Etosha38 chromosome 5, UCLA_HA_Equagga_1.0, whole genome shotgun sequence genomic window carries:
- the DMRTA2 gene encoding doublesex- and mab-3-related transcription factor A2 yields MELRSELPSVPGAATAAATGTGPPVASVASVAAAAAAAASLPVSVAGGLLRAPPLLLRAAEKYPRTPKCARCRNHGVVSALKGHKRYCRWKDCLCAKCTLIAERQRVMAAQVALRRQQAQEENEARELQLLYGTAEGLALAAANGIIPPRPAYEVFGSVCAADGGGPAAGAPAGTGGGAAGAGSSEAKLQKFDLFPKTLLQSGRPGSPQPPPGKPLSPDGADSGPGASSPEVRPGSGSENGDGESFSGSPLARASKEAGGSCPGSAGPGGGGEEDSPGSASPLGSESGSEADKEEAEAAPAPGLGGVPGPRQRTPLDILTRVFPGHRRGVLELVLQGCGGDVVQAIEQVLNHHRGGLAAGLGPAVPPEKAAVGAVAAADDAWPGRVDAAAAAGGPGLPAPLQAGPAAPPHHRPLLAGAMAPGALGSLSSRSAFSPLQPNASHFGADAGAYPLGAPLGLSPLRLAYSAAAAHSRGLAFMAPYSTAGLVPTLGFRPPMDYAFSDLMRDRSAAAAAVHKEPTYGGGLYGPMVNGAPEKQ; encoded by the exons ATGGAGCTGCGCTCGGAGCTGCCCAGCGTGCCAGGCGCGGCGACGGCGGCGGCGACAGGGACGGGGCCGCCCGTGGCGTCGGTGGCATCGgtggcagcggcggcggcggcggccgcttCGCTGCCGGTGAGCGTGGCGGGCGGCTTGCTACGGGCGCCGCCGCTGTTGTTGCGGGCGGCGGAGAAGTACCCGCGGACCCCCAAGTGCGCGCGCTGTCGCAACCACGGCGTGGTGTCGGCGCTCAAGGGCCACAAGCGCTACTGCCGCTGGAAGGACTGCCTGTGCGCCAAGTGCACGCTCATCGCCGAGCGCCAGCGCGTCATGGCGGCGCAGGTGGCGCTGCGCAGGCAGCAGGCGCAGGAGGAGAACGAGGCGCGCGAGCTGCAGCTGCTCTACGGCACGGCCGAGGGCCTGGCGCTGGCCGCCGCCAACGGCATCATCCCGCCGCGACCCGCCTACGAGGTCTTCGGCTCTGTGTGCGCCGCCGACGGCGGGGGGCCGGCAGCCGGAGCGCCCGCGGGGACCGGAGGCGGCGCAGCGGGCGCCGGGAGCTCAG aAGCCAAGTTACAGAAGTTTGACCTGTTCCCCAAGACGCTGCTTCAGTCAGGCCGCCCGGGCAGCCCGCAGCCGCCGCCAGGCAAGCCCTTATCACCCGACGGCGCGGACTCGGGTCCGGGGGCATCGTCCCCGGAGGTGCGGCCGGGCTCGGGCTCGGAGAACGGCGACGGCGAGTCCTTTTCAGGGTCGCCCCTGGCCCGGGCCTCCAAGGAGGCAGGTGGGAGCTGCCCGGGCAGCGCTGGCCCCGGAGGCGGCGGCGAGGAGGACAGCCCGGGCTCCGCCAGCCCTCTGGGCTCGGAATCCGGTTCCGAGGCCGACAAAGAAGAAGCAGAGGCCGCGCCCGCGCCGGGGCTGGGCGGGGTCCCGGGTCCACGGCAGCGGACGCCGCTGGACATCTTGACGCGCGTCTTCCCGGGCCACCGGCGAGGCGTCCTGGAGCTGGTGTTGCAGGGCTGCGGGGGCGACGTGGTGCAGGCCATCGAGCAGGTGCTGAACCACCACCGCGGGGGCCTGGCGGCCGGCCTTGGCCCCGCCGTGCCTCCCGAGAAGGCCGCGGTGGGTGCCGTCGCAGCAGCGGACGACGCGTGGCCGGGCCGCGTGGAcgccgccgccgcggccgggGGTCCCGGGCTGCCCGCGCCCCTGCAGGccggccccgccgccccgccgcaCCACAGACCTTTGCTGGCCGGCGCCATGGCGCCCGGGGCGCTGGGCTCGCTGAGCAGCCGCTCGGCCTTCTCGCCGCTGCAGCCCAACGCCAGCCACTTCGGCGCCGACGCGGGCGCCTACCCGCTGGGCGCGCCGCTCGGCCTCAGCCCCCTGCGCCTGGCCTactcggcggcggcggcgcacAGCCGCGGCCTGGCCTTCATGGCTCCCTACTCCACCGCCGGCCTCGTGCCCACCCTCGGCTTCCGCCCGCCCATGGACTACGCCTTCAGCGACCTCATGCGCGACCGCTCGGCCGCCGCCGCGGCTGTGCACAAGGAGCCGACCTACGGCGGCGGCCTCTACGGGCCGATGGTCAACGGCGCCCCGGAGAAGCAGTAG